From Solidesulfovibrio carbinoliphilus subsp. oakridgensis, the proteins below share one genomic window:
- a CDS encoding lipopolysaccharide assembly protein LapA domain-containing protein yields MRVIKVLFLLAFFFFCMLFFVQNTAILETPLLLKIGAFGFHAETPAVPFYVVLLLAFVAGGLFCTLYFLAEKVRLATSVRSLQNKVNAMEKQLAQKRTVASPIVAPSYAAASSVATPPAAEVVAGADKKSEA; encoded by the coding sequence ATGCGCGTGATCAAGGTGCTTTTCCTGCTTGCGTTCTTCTTTTTCTGCATGCTCTTTTTCGTGCAGAACACGGCCATTCTGGAAACGCCGCTCTTGCTCAAGATCGGCGCCTTCGGCTTCCACGCCGAGACCCCGGCCGTGCCCTTCTACGTGGTGCTCCTCCTGGCCTTTGTCGCGGGCGGCCTTTTCTGCACGCTGTATTTCCTGGCCGAAAAGGTCCGGCTGGCCACCTCGGTGCGCAGCCTGCAGAACAAGGTCAATGCCATGGAAAAGCAGCTGGCCCAGAAACGGACCGTCGCCTCTCCCATCGTAGCCCCGAGCTACGCCGCCGCGTCCTCGGTTGCCACGCCTCCGGCGGCTGAAGTCGTCGCCGGCGCGGACAAGAAGTCCGAAGCCTAG